One region of Vibrio zhugei genomic DNA includes:
- a CDS encoding DHA2 family efflux MFS transporter permease subunit has protein sequence MSDEQLFRPNNMALCVFAIALGVFMQVLDTTIANVSLPTIAGNMGVSSNQGTWVITSFTVSNAIGLPITAWLSRRVGEVRLYLGALIAFSVLSFLCGISQSMGELVIFRTFQGVAAAPLFPMSQVLLMSIFPKDKRHMALALIGMVAVVGPIVGPILGGWLTYDYSWPWIFFINIPIGIFSVMVLMTQLRDRPQQTERTKLDYVGLATMALGVGVLQIVLDKGNELDWFDNDWIVAGSIFAAVMIVFMVIWELTDDNPIINLKLFTNRSFCIGTIVLTIGYSGFFSINLLLPQWLQNQLGYTALWAGLACAPMGVIPLFLTPILGRFGHKMDMRMLAAGAFVVIGASCLMRAGFNTEVDFTTIAIVQLFMGIGIALFFMPMTTILLSDLSGADVSDAASLSTFIRTIGASFASSLTTWYWSHGASLHHSVLSEHINPYNPLVQDDIQQGGQSMLASLNGTITNQSFMLSTIDIFVILTAIFFITMPFIFLTKKAAGGH, from the coding sequence ATGAGCGATGAACAACTGTTTCGACCCAATAATATGGCGCTGTGTGTCTTCGCCATTGCATTGGGTGTGTTCATGCAGGTGCTTGATACCACGATTGCAAACGTGTCACTTCCAACCATCGCCGGTAATATGGGGGTCAGCTCGAACCAAGGCACATGGGTGATTACGTCTTTCACCGTGAGTAATGCGATTGGTCTGCCTATTACCGCTTGGCTGAGTCGTCGTGTTGGCGAGGTGCGTTTGTATCTGGGGGCTTTGATTGCGTTTAGCGTTTTATCCTTTTTATGTGGTATCTCGCAAAGTATGGGCGAGCTGGTTATCTTTCGGACGTTTCAAGGGGTAGCGGCCGCGCCCTTGTTTCCGATGAGCCAAGTGTTGCTGATGTCGATTTTTCCGAAAGATAAACGACACATGGCGCTGGCTTTAATTGGTATGGTTGCCGTGGTTGGGCCGATTGTTGGGCCGATTCTGGGCGGTTGGCTGACCTACGACTATAGCTGGCCTTGGATTTTCTTTATTAACATTCCCATCGGGATTTTTTCTGTGATGGTGCTGATGACGCAGTTACGTGATCGCCCGCAGCAGACGGAAAGAACCAAGTTAGATTATGTCGGCTTAGCCACCATGGCTCTGGGCGTTGGTGTACTGCAAATCGTACTTGATAAAGGTAATGAGCTTGATTGGTTTGATAATGATTGGATTGTCGCTGGGTCCATTTTTGCTGCGGTCATGATTGTTTTCATGGTTATCTGGGAATTGACCGATGACAATCCGATTATCAACTTGAAGCTGTTTACCAATCGTAGCTTTTGTATCGGGACGATTGTCCTCACCATTGGTTACTCGGGGTTCTTCAGTATTAACCTATTGCTTCCACAATGGCTGCAAAACCAGTTGGGTTATACGGCGTTATGGGCCGGATTGGCTTGTGCGCCAATGGGGGTGATCCCCTTATTCTTAACCCCAATACTCGGACGTTTTGGTCATAAAATGGATATGCGAATGCTCGCGGCGGGCGCATTTGTGGTCATTGGGGCCAGTTGTTTGATGCGTGCTGGCTTTAATACAGAAGTGGACTTTACCACCATCGCGATTGTGCAGCTGTTTATGGGGATAGGGATCGCACTGTTCTTTATGCCAATGACGACCATTTTATTGTCTGATCTCAGCGGAGCGGATGTCTCGGATGCCGCGTCTTTGTCGACCTTTATTCGTACGATCGGGGCCAGTTTTGCTTCGTCGTTGACGACGTGGTACTGGTCACATGGTGCCAGTTTGCATCACTCGGTATTGAGTGAGCATATCAACCCGTACAATCCATTGGTGCAAGACGACATTCAGCAAGGTGGGCAGTCGATGTTGGCATCGCTTAATGGCACGATCACCAATCAATCGTTCATGCTGTCGACCATTGATATCTTCGTGATTTTGACGGCGATATTTTTTATCACCATGCCATTTATCTTCTTGACGAAAAAAGCCGCGGGCGGACACTAA
- a CDS encoding DODA-type extradiol aromatic ring-opening family dioxygenase, with the protein MTQNNKHIAYISHGGGPMPLMGDPAHQEMVTELKALAARFPKPDAILVVSAHWEEDVPTITAATQPSLVYDYYGFPEETYQLTYPAPAALPLAHKIYEVLHTTGIAAKLDTQRGWDHGVFVPLMLMYPDAAIPVVELSLVKGLDAAQHLDIGAALAELDYDNLLVIGSGFSFHNMNAFFAPTTEAITAQNEAFEAWLQDTCSSEALDEAQRTQRFIEWYNAPGARFCQPREEHLLPLHVCYGMAQRPSDFVQSIKVLNKQASMVGWENV; encoded by the coding sequence ATGACTCAGAATAATAAGCATATTGCGTACATTTCTCACGGTGGTGGCCCAATGCCTCTGATGGGTGATCCAGCTCATCAAGAAATGGTGACGGAACTGAAAGCCTTGGCGGCTCGCTTCCCCAAGCCGGATGCGATTCTTGTGGTGAGTGCTCATTGGGAAGAAGATGTGCCGACCATTACTGCGGCCACTCAGCCTTCACTTGTGTATGACTACTATGGGTTTCCCGAAGAGACCTATCAGTTAACCTATCCCGCTCCCGCCGCGCTGCCATTAGCCCACAAGATTTACGAGGTGTTACACACGACAGGCATTGCCGCGAAATTGGATACGCAACGCGGCTGGGATCATGGCGTATTTGTACCGTTAATGTTGATGTACCCAGACGCGGCTATCCCCGTGGTTGAGCTGTCGTTAGTCAAAGGGTTGGATGCGGCTCAGCATCTCGATATTGGTGCCGCGTTAGCTGAACTGGACTATGACAATTTATTGGTGATTGGTTCTGGATTCTCGTTTCACAATATGAACGCGTTTTTTGCGCCGACCACGGAGGCGATCACCGCCCAAAACGAGGCGTTCGAAGCTTGGTTACAAGACACATGTTCCAGTGAGGCGCTCGACGAAGCACAACGTACGCAGCGTTTCATTGAATGGTATAACGCGCCGGGCGCGCGTTTTTGTCAACCTCGCGAAGAGCACCTTTTGCCATTGCATGTGTGTTATGGCATGGCCCAACGTCCGAGCGATTTTGTTCAATCGATAAAAGTATTGAACAAGCAAGCCAGCATGGTTGGGTGGGAAAACGTATGA
- a CDS encoding tRNA (adenine(22)-N(1))-methyltransferase: MKLSQRLRLIAQWAETQTQQHAYDHIWDGCCDHGYLGADLLQRISSATIHFVDVVPHLIEQLTQRLQTHQTEATRHWRTHCIDMTQLPLTHFSGRHLVIIAGVGGDLISHFIEQITRNHPNLEVDFIVCPVRHQYALRQRLITHHYRLRREALVEENRRHYEILSITQCRDDTSTSLHPVGQQIWQAENEAQQQVIQRYHRNTIAHYQRLLHHNAQETDDALRAYHAIEGLSPP, from the coding sequence ATGAAATTAAGTCAACGATTACGACTGATCGCCCAATGGGCAGAGACACAAACGCAGCAACACGCTTATGATCACATTTGGGATGGGTGCTGTGACCATGGCTATCTTGGCGCCGACCTGTTACAGCGAATCAGCTCTGCCACCATACATTTTGTCGATGTGGTGCCTCATCTGATCGAACAACTCACCCAGCGCTTGCAAACGCACCAGACTGAGGCCACACGCCACTGGCGCACCCATTGTATCGATATGACGCAGTTGCCTTTGACGCATTTCTCGGGCCGACACTTGGTGATCATTGCCGGGGTCGGCGGTGATCTCATCAGCCACTTTATCGAGCAAATAACCCGCAACCACCCCAACCTTGAGGTGGATTTCATTGTGTGCCCAGTGCGACATCAATACGCACTGCGCCAGCGTTTGATCACCCATCATTACCGTTTAAGACGTGAAGCGTTGGTGGAAGAAAACCGTCGGCACTACGAAATTCTAAGCATTACCCAGTGCCGAGATGATACCTCAACCTCGCTCCACCCTGTCGGCCAACAAATCTGGCAAGCAGAGAACGAAGCACAACAGCAGGTGATCCAACGATATCACCGGAATACCATCGCCCACTATCAACGTCTCTTGCACCATAATGCCCAGGAAACGGATGACGCATTACGTGCTTATCATGCCATTGAAGGCTTATCACCGCCCTAA
- a CDS encoding efflux RND transporter periplasmic adaptor subunit, whose translation MQQDKQEPTASSNAQKRKKGLAVFAIILLIIAACSVGYYVTFVEGEQTTEDAYVDGNLVQITPEITGTVTRINVEDGDYVKKGQPLVSLDDADANIAFEQAKANLGQTVRQVRALFNDLEQAKAVVKSKTIAFHKAQRDYQRRQNMVKAGGLSREELSHARDVMNSADQALAAAKQTLESREAAVHNTTVSDHPLVKSAIANVKKTFLTKKRTVMVAPVSGYVAKRNVQVGQRVSQSSKLMTVVPLDQVWVDANFKETQLHDMRIGQKVTLTSDLYGEDVAFHGTVQSLGIGTGSAFSILPAQNATGNWIKVVQRLPVRIQLDKEELAKHPLRIGLSMIVDVHTDNQDGPLLSKRNSDDARFETNVYRQSLAGVNRMIKMIIEDNDAGAQHYLAKE comes from the coding sequence ATGCAACAAGACAAACAAGAACCTACTGCTTCTAGCAATGCGCAAAAGCGCAAAAAAGGCTTAGCAGTCTTTGCCATTATCTTACTTATTATCGCCGCGTGTTCTGTTGGTTATTACGTGACGTTTGTGGAAGGGGAACAAACGACCGAAGACGCGTATGTGGATGGTAACTTAGTACAGATCACACCAGAAATCACAGGAACGGTCACACGAATTAATGTGGAAGATGGCGACTATGTGAAAAAAGGACAGCCATTGGTGTCGTTAGACGATGCCGATGCCAATATTGCCTTTGAGCAAGCCAAAGCCAATTTGGGTCAAACCGTGCGTCAAGTTCGCGCTTTGTTTAATGACTTAGAGCAAGCCAAGGCCGTGGTGAAAAGTAAGACCATTGCATTCCATAAGGCGCAGCGTGATTATCAACGTCGTCAAAACATGGTTAAGGCTGGTGGCTTATCTCGCGAAGAATTGAGTCATGCTCGTGATGTGATGAATTCTGCGGATCAAGCTCTAGCAGCGGCCAAACAAACACTGGAATCGCGTGAAGCGGCCGTGCATAACACCACCGTCAGTGATCATCCTTTAGTGAAATCGGCGATTGCCAATGTGAAGAAAACCTTCCTCACCAAAAAGCGGACTGTGATGGTCGCGCCAGTGTCTGGATACGTTGCAAAACGCAATGTACAGGTTGGCCAACGGGTATCTCAATCCTCGAAGTTAATGACGGTTGTGCCATTGGATCAAGTGTGGGTGGATGCCAACTTTAAAGAAACCCAATTGCATGACATGCGCATTGGTCAGAAAGTCACCTTAACCTCGGATCTCTATGGTGAAGATGTTGCCTTCCACGGCACCGTACAAAGTTTGGGCATTGGTACCGGCAGTGCGTTTTCTATCTTGCCTGCTCAAAATGCCACAGGCAACTGGATCAAAGTTGTGCAGCGTTTGCCTGTTCGGATTCAATTGGATAAAGAAGAGCTTGCTAAGCACCCGTTACGCATTGGTCTGTCTATGATCGTGGATGTGCATACCGATAACCAAGACGGGCCGCTATTGTCGAAACGTAATTCTGATGACGCACGCTTTGAAACCAATGTTTATCGTCAATCCTTAGCGGGAGTGAATCGCATGATTAAGATGATCATTGAAGACAATGATGCCGGTGCTCAGCATTATTTAGCGAAAGAGTAA